In the Oligoflexus sp. genome, one interval contains:
- the miaA gene encoding tRNA (adenosine(37)-N6)-dimethylallyltransferase MiaA — MPSKEYLVIAGPTASGKSALAMELAKKFRGEIINCDSVQLYRGFNIGSAKPTAEEQALIPHHLLDVVSADENYDARCFAEDTEALIKKIREKGHLPIVVGGTGLYLRALWRENWHDLPKSESLRQELEQWTNDELHQRLHEIDPGRAAQLHRNDRFRLQRAVEIATLTGKPLSEQTPKSEERNRAFAIRVLCPRPLLQERSRVRVDQMLGVGLIEEVRQLLASGVNPQSKPMQSIGYAQVVEYLEGRITEAELPEQIQIATRQYAKRQETWFKKVQFDATWTSGSAIEPLIQILKESGF, encoded by the coding sequence TTGCCTTCAAAAGAATATCTGGTCATTGCCGGTCCCACGGCCAGCGGTAAATCCGCCCTGGCCATGGAGCTTGCAAAAAAATTCCGCGGTGAAATCATCAACTGCGATTCCGTGCAGCTCTATCGCGGATTCAATATCGGCTCGGCCAAACCCACAGCCGAAGAACAGGCCCTGATCCCCCATCATCTTTTGGATGTGGTCAGTGCTGATGAAAACTACGATGCCCGCTGTTTTGCAGAAGACACGGAAGCCCTGATCAAAAAAATTCGCGAGAAAGGCCACCTGCCCATCGTGGTCGGTGGCACAGGACTTTACCTGCGCGCCCTCTGGCGTGAGAACTGGCATGACCTTCCCAAAAGCGAGAGCCTGCGTCAGGAGCTGGAACAATGGACCAACGACGAGCTGCACCAGCGCCTTCATGAAATCGACCCGGGACGTGCCGCGCAGCTCCACAGAAACGATCGCTTCCGACTGCAGCGTGCGGTGGAGATTGCCACGCTCACAGGGAAACCCCTGAGCGAGCAAACTCCAAAATCCGAGGAACGAAACCGCGCCTTCGCCATTCGTGTTCTGTGCCCGCGCCCTCTTTTGCAGGAACGCAGCCGTGTTCGGGTGGATCAGATGCTCGGGGTTGGGTTGATCGAGGAAGTGCGTCAGCTCCTGGCTTCGGGAGTGAATCCGCAGAGCAAGCCCATGCAGAGTATCGGCTATGCGCAGGTGGTGGAGTATCTGGAAGGGAGAATCACGGAAGCTGAACTTCCTGAGCAGATTCAGATTGCCACAAGGCAGTATGCCAAGCGGCAGGAAACCTGGTTCAAGAAAGTTCAGTTTGATGCGACCTGGACCAGCGGTTCAGCCATTGAGCCCCTGATTCAAATCCTCAAGGAGTCGGGTTTCTAG
- a CDS encoding TonB-dependent receptor domain-containing protein has protein sequence MRSISFLTFLSLWSYTSLGLADDQAKKESMQVTAKRIKQGSSKALLDERRSSSEVKDVISSEQISKSGDSDAGSAMRRVTGLTLIGGKSVYVRGLGERYSATTLNGLNVPSPDPARRQVQFDLFPAEVLESIVVQKSYSPDLPGEFGGGAALLRTKSIPTRFEARVSLGTGYTTDKVNSYEHSKTDWLGMDDGSRSLPTGLKGQSLTQTSGLSGEQREALSEAFPRTYSVREESAPINRNFSAAIGDRIPIGSTPLGYSVGLTYGDEWNRYDRIQNEYTSDLNTVVKGKRGDVSEREIKLGAIGVLSANIGSNQLRALMGVLRKTTDAVDVSDSFNLNTTANNVRSTRLQWQERDLMLRQLFGEHSLTEDGSVSLSWRLGLNTTRRDIPDQRSYGYNDRGDSLVHDQSDISRLRRKWFDNEEDMQEGQIDLKVNAFTGDDHQVDVKTGLLAMKRERKSGAREFFFTPAALGSPAAALGDRPLEEIYTPANIRYNDAQGQGFLVAEEVTLPSDTYEADQDLQGVYAMVQYKYIDGIEVTTGVRRELSRQNVDSIDSFDSRDPYKKAELQSNAVLPVLNATWAFASSQQLRFAYSRTVARPDFRELSVSSYFDYERGIDIKGNPDLDFSQIDNYDLRWELYQDNDDYVSFGLFYKNINRPIEQIPASNDGANTSAITYTNADRARNSGFEVETSQRSGYFTWGGNYSRMFSDITAPSGDNSIRYTNTNRPMQGSAPYVVNVNTGVRVDSTGSEANLVYNRVGERIMEAGIVVGTNAVPDVKDVPLDSVDLVLSQALEGNTSLRFRARNLLGQDVEYKVGDRLVYKRTQDPSYAVSISSTF, from the coding sequence CGAAAAAAGAAAGCATGCAGGTTACGGCCAAGCGCATCAAGCAGGGTTCTTCGAAAGCCCTCCTGGATGAGCGCCGGAGTTCCAGTGAAGTCAAAGACGTCATCAGCTCCGAGCAGATCAGCAAATCCGGCGACAGTGATGCAGGCTCGGCCATGCGTCGCGTGACGGGTTTGACTTTGATTGGCGGGAAGTCGGTTTACGTCCGCGGCCTGGGTGAACGCTATTCCGCTACCACCCTGAACGGTTTGAATGTTCCCAGTCCCGATCCGGCCCGCCGGCAGGTTCAGTTCGATCTTTTTCCTGCTGAGGTTTTGGAAAGCATCGTCGTGCAAAAAAGTTATTCGCCTGACCTGCCGGGCGAGTTCGGAGGCGGGGCTGCCCTTCTGCGGACCAAGTCGATCCCGACTCGTTTCGAAGCTCGGGTGTCGCTCGGAACGGGTTACACCACGGACAAGGTGAACAGCTACGAGCATTCGAAGACCGACTGGCTTGGTATGGATGATGGCTCACGCTCCCTGCCCACAGGATTAAAGGGTCAATCCCTGACCCAAACCAGTGGCCTGAGCGGCGAGCAAAGGGAGGCTTTAAGCGAAGCCTTCCCCCGCACCTACAGCGTGCGTGAGGAGTCGGCTCCAATCAATCGCAACTTTTCCGCCGCGATTGGTGATCGCATTCCGATCGGCTCCACTCCCCTGGGTTATTCGGTGGGCCTCACCTACGGTGATGAGTGGAATCGCTACGATCGCATCCAGAATGAATATACGAGTGATTTGAACACAGTGGTCAAAGGCAAGCGCGGGGATGTCTCTGAACGTGAAATCAAGCTGGGCGCTATCGGTGTTCTGAGCGCGAATATCGGCAGCAATCAATTGCGGGCCTTGATGGGAGTCTTGCGCAAAACCACGGATGCCGTGGATGTGTCGGATTCTTTCAACCTCAACACGACAGCCAACAACGTCCGCAGCACCCGTCTGCAGTGGCAGGAACGTGACCTTATGCTGCGGCAGCTCTTCGGTGAACACAGCCTGACGGAAGATGGCAGCGTGTCGCTCAGCTGGCGTTTAGGGCTGAATACCACCAGGCGGGATATTCCTGATCAGCGGAGCTATGGCTACAACGATCGCGGGGACTCCCTGGTTCATGATCAGTCCGATATCAGCCGCCTGCGCCGCAAGTGGTTTGACAATGAAGAGGACATGCAGGAAGGCCAGATCGATCTGAAGGTCAATGCCTTCACCGGCGATGATCATCAGGTCGATGTGAAGACCGGCCTTCTTGCGATGAAACGGGAACGGAAATCCGGCGCCCGCGAATTCTTCTTCACACCGGCAGCCCTGGGAAGTCCTGCTGCAGCTTTGGGTGACAGGCCCCTGGAAGAGATCTATACACCGGCGAATATCCGTTACAATGATGCTCAGGGCCAAGGGTTCCTGGTTGCTGAGGAAGTTACTTTGCCATCCGATACCTACGAGGCCGACCAGGATCTGCAGGGTGTTTATGCGATGGTTCAGTATAAATATATAGATGGCATCGAAGTGACGACGGGCGTGCGTCGCGAACTGTCACGGCAGAACGTGGATAGCATAGATTCCTTTGACAGCCGCGATCCCTATAAAAAGGCTGAACTTCAAAGCAACGCCGTCCTGCCCGTTCTGAACGCGACCTGGGCTTTTGCGTCTTCGCAGCAGCTGCGCTTTGCCTATAGCCGGACCGTGGCGCGTCCCGACTTCCGTGAACTCTCGGTCTCAAGTTACTTCGACTACGAGCGCGGCATTGATATCAAGGGCAACCCGGACCTTGATTTCTCGCAGATTGATAACTACGATCTGCGCTGGGAGCTTTATCAGGACAACGATGATTACGTATCCTTCGGCCTCTTCTACAAAAACATCAACCGTCCCATCGAGCAGATTCCTGCCAGCAACGACGGGGCCAACACCTCCGCGATTACCTACACCAATGCCGATCGTGCCCGCAACTCCGGCTTTGAAGTCGAAACCAGCCAGCGTTCGGGTTACTTCACCTGGGGTGGCAACTACTCGCGCATGTTCTCGGACATCACAGCTCCTTCGGGAGACAACAGCATCCGCTATACCAACACCAATCGGCCCATGCAGGGATCAGCGCCCTATGTTGTGAACGTGAATACAGGCGTCCGTGTCGACTCCACCGGCAGTGAAGCCAACCTTGTTTACAACCGGGTTGGGGAGCGCATCATGGAAGCCGGCATCGTGGTCGGTACAAACGCGGTCCCTGACGTCAAGGATGTTCCCCTGGACAGCGTGGACCTCGTTTTGAGTCAGGCTCTGGAGGGCAATACCAGCCTTCGATTCAGGGCCCGAAATCTTCTAGGTCAGGACGTTGAATACAAAGTGGGTGATCGGCTCGTTTATAAGCGCACGCAGGATCCCTCGTACGCTGTAAGCATCTCGTCGACGTTTTAA
- a CDS encoding dihydrofolate reductase family protein, whose translation MRSIIYDVAVSLDGYIAGPDDDIGGFVMEGQHAHDYFARLQSYSTVIMGRHTYEFGYKYGLKAGQRPYPHMDHFIYSAGIELGDGEGLTVVRNDFADHVRKLKSSDGGDIYLCGGGRFAGLLLEEGLIDRLILKVNPFIFGQGTPLFDTDRKVIGLKRIDQKQYDSGVTLLIYDF comes from the coding sequence ATGCGAAGTATCATTTACGACGTTGCGGTTTCTCTGGATGGCTATATCGCAGGACCGGATGATGATATTGGCGGTTTTGTCATGGAAGGGCAGCATGCGCATGATTACTTTGCACGCCTGCAGAGCTACAGCACGGTTATCATGGGGCGGCATACCTATGAGTTTGGTTACAAATATGGTTTGAAAGCAGGCCAGCGCCCGTATCCCCACATGGATCATTTCATCTACTCGGCTGGCATTGAACTGGGCGATGGTGAAGGCCTTACGGTCGTTCGGAACGATTTTGCGGATCATGTCCGTAAGCTGAAATCATCGGACGGTGGTGACATCTATCTTTGTGGTGGGGGACGCTTTGCTGGTCTATTGCTGGAAGAGGGGCTCATCGATCGCTTGATACTGAAGGTGAATCCTTTCATTTTTGGCCAGGGCACTCCACTCTTCGACACGGATCGTAAGGTGATCGGGCTTAAAAGGATCGATCAGAAACAATACGACAGTGGAGTGACCCTGCTGATCTATGACTTTTAG
- a CDS encoding glutathione S-transferase yields MITVHHLEYSRSQRVLWLLEELGVPYELKTYKRNPKTKMAPPELKAIHPLGKSPVITDDGQVIAESGAIIEYILDRYDANNSLRPAHGTPEYLQYNYWLHYAEGSLMPPLLVALIFGQVQKAKLPFFVKPIVNGIVGKVRGAYLGPQIKLHYGFMEQELNKKPWFAGPNFTAADIQMSYPLEAGLSRGTAANEYPKIQDYVKRMKERPAWQRAEAKVGDFGTPM; encoded by the coding sequence ATGATCACAGTTCATCATTTGGAATATTCACGGTCGCAACGCGTTCTCTGGCTTCTGGAAGAACTCGGCGTGCCTTACGAGTTGAAAACTTATAAACGGAATCCTAAAACCAAGATGGCCCCGCCTGAACTGAAAGCGATTCATCCCCTCGGAAAATCTCCCGTCATTACCGATGATGGCCAGGTTATCGCGGAATCCGGGGCCATCATCGAATACATACTCGATCGCTATGATGCGAACAATAGTCTGCGTCCCGCACATGGCACGCCGGAGTATCTGCAGTATAACTACTGGCTGCATTACGCGGAAGGCTCGCTCATGCCTCCACTTCTGGTCGCACTCATCTTCGGTCAAGTCCAGAAAGCCAAACTGCCGTTTTTTGTGAAGCCCATCGTCAACGGCATCGTCGGCAAAGTTCGCGGTGCTTATTTAGGCCCCCAGATTAAACTGCATTATGGTTTTATGGAGCAGGAGCTGAACAAGAAACCCTGGTTCGCCGGTCCAAATTTTACAGCCGCTGATATTCAAATGAGCTATCCCTTGGAAGCTGGATTGAGTCGAGGAACAGCCGCCAACGAATATCCGAAGATTCAGGATTACGTGAAGCGGATGAAAGAGCGGCCGGCGTGGCAAAGAGCGGAAGCGAAAGTCGGGGATTTTGGAACACCGATGTAA
- a CDS encoding SCE4755 family polysaccharide monooxygenase-like protein: MTLRLSQLVLPLALCVGSSAFAHFDMDKAGTLKSRYGRKEIKKGPCGRLNGERSANVFTFEPGATITVAIDEFIPHPGYFRIAFDDDGVDDFVNPQTVLPTNRECMNDARDKCGASDFYNTPNVLLDNLDPHKAGMPGKRYSWDVKLPDVECDNCTLQVLQVMTDPFPIHAPYDPSPTGDDLYYQCVDLVLKKKEAPEAPRNPTP, translated from the coding sequence ATGACTCTGCGTCTTTCACAGCTTGTTTTACCATTGGCTCTCTGCGTTGGCAGCAGCGCATTCGCTCACTTCGATATGGATAAGGCCGGGACTTTAAAATCCCGCTACGGACGGAAGGAAATCAAGAAAGGGCCCTGCGGTCGTTTGAATGGTGAACGCAGCGCGAATGTTTTCACCTTTGAACCCGGCGCCACCATCACGGTTGCCATTGATGAATTCATTCCGCATCCCGGTTACTTCCGCATTGCCTTTGATGACGATGGAGTTGATGATTTTGTGAACCCTCAGACGGTTTTACCCACCAATCGCGAATGCATGAATGATGCTCGGGATAAATGCGGAGCGTCGGATTTTTACAACACGCCGAATGTTCTTTTGGATAACCTTGATCCGCATAAGGCGGGCATGCCCGGCAAACGCTATAGCTGGGATGTGAAGCTGCCGGATGTGGAGTGTGACAACTGTACGCTGCAGGTGCTGCAGGTGATGACCGATCCGTTCCCGATTCACGCGCCTTATGATCCTTCGCCCACAGGTGATGACCTTTACTATCAGTGCGTGGATCTCGTGCTGAAGAAAAAGGAGGCGCCTGAAGCGCCTAGAAACCCGACTCCTTGA